The following coding sequences lie in one Rutidosis leptorrhynchoides isolate AG116_Rl617_1_P2 chromosome 4, CSIRO_AGI_Rlap_v1, whole genome shotgun sequence genomic window:
- the LOC139844364 gene encoding uncharacterized protein — MMEDGDCDGSSEMNDHMYSKRHEDDDEGDEGNKTKSSESSENNSIVDQQDSEKMDASTRVRQYIRSKMPRLRWTPELHLIFVRAVERLGGQERATPKLVLQLMNMKGLSIAHVKSHLQMYRSKRIDDQGQIINEGDYYTGRNNHYAHNLWQLPMFNPRSIRPNPSDYGARLISRNSMNARMTDQGVIHDSEANCTNSSMEEQIFKARLMQQWAIKQALDTTRSTLVDHQQLMNSQRFDTPIETKKRKVVDSGLDLDLSLSMKVRSQEEEEEEEEEEEKDEEIDSSLSLSLFPSLKKEKKFRNPLHSSRFSWLEGGECTKNPRLASTLDLTI, encoded by the exons ATGATGGAAGATGGTGATTGTGATGGTTCTTCGGAAATGAATGATCATATGTATAGTAAGAGACATGAGGATGATGATGAGGGAGATGAAGGAAACAAGACGAAATCGAGTGAGAGCTCCGAAAATAATAGTATAGTGGATCAACAAGATAGTGAGAAGATGGATGCATCTACTCGAGTTAGGCAATATATTAGATCCAAGATGCCTAGATTGAGATGGACACCCGAACTTCATCTCATATTTGTTCGAGCTGTCGAACGACTTGGTGGTCAAGAAA GAGCAACTCCAAAACTGGTTTTACAACTAATGAACATGAAGGGTCTCAGCATTGCTCATGTAAAAAGTCATCTACAG ATGTATCGAAGCAAGAGGATCGACGATCAAGGACAAA TAATAAATGAGGGAGACTACTATACTGGGAGAAACAATCACTATGCTCACAATTTGTGGCAGCTTCCAATGTTCAATCCAAGATCAATTAGGCCAAATCCAag TGATTATGGGGCACGCTTGATATCGAGAAACAGCATGAATGCTAGAATGACAGATCAAGGCGTGATCCATGATAGTGAAGCTAATTGTACTAACTCATCCATGGAGGAACAAATTTTCAAAGCAAGATTGATGCAACAATGGGCAATCAAACAAGCCTTAGATACCACTAGGTCAACTCTTGTAGACCATCAACAACTCATGAATAGTCAAAGATTTGATACCCCTATTGAAACAAAGAAAAGAAAAGTAGTAGACAGTGGTCTTGATTTGGATTTATCATTAAGTATGAAGGTAAgatcacaagaagaagaagaagaagaagaagaagaagaagaaaaagatgaagaaataGATAGTTCTTTGTCTCTTTCTTTATTTCCTTCTCTGAAAAAGGAAAAGAAGTTTAGGAATCCACTCCATTCGTCGAGGTTTAGTTGGTTAGAGGGCGGCGAATGCACAAAGAATCCAAGATTGGCGAGTACTCTAGATCTGACTATATGA